The following are encoded in a window of Pecten maximus chromosome 17, xPecMax1.1, whole genome shotgun sequence genomic DNA:
- the LOC117315965 gene encoding uncharacterized protein LOC117315965, whose amino-acid sequence MATKRKYNDEDGQNSCTGYIHDVSPIKRSKANNPYFEGTIQTADRQYQRLVCFDTNKHGTLQAAATSKTPLKLSSIKQSPSRADSTKSDVVINQSSTLELKVRKLDFDHYAMKKQTGTTPTPIKTIVEQIPEYNKVTIAGKVASIGEPIKQEVRGLNMTKQDVIIADQTDFINLTVWNNMVDSLLHNHHYILTNLTTRNFNNTKTLTTTVSTTVQELEEVPTDLKNVVNVDMDLAPVSQKIVGEISQVMIAQSKICNACKKKVGDQMCNEHSTFFRCCFCNMKQKSSSLKTSMSGTLNITTAEPDGKSTKVAIFHNVLMEFLKELNKTDLLNNANLLEEYLLELESVSITYGKDNVVQKMRT is encoded by the exons ATGGCAACGAAGAGGAAATACAACGACGAAGACGGGCAAAACTCGTGCACAGGATACATCCACGATGTATCGCCTATCAAAAGGAGCAAGGCTAACAATCCCTACTTTGAAGGGACCATCCAAACAGCGGATCGCCAATATCAACGCCTGGTTTGCTTCGACACCAACAAACATGGGACCCTACAAGCGGCGGCCACATCTAAAACGCCACTCAAACTTAGCAGTATCAAACAATCACCAAGCCGGGCTGATTCCACTAAGTCCGATGTAGTTATAAACCAGTCATCAACACTTGAACTGAAAGTTCGCAAACTCGACTTTGATCACTACGCAATGAAAAAACAAACTGGAACAACACCAACGCCAATCAAAACAATTGTTGAACAGATCCCTGAATACAACAAG GTGACCATCGCTGGTAAAGTCGCATCTATCGGTGAGCCAATCAAACAAGAAGTTCGTGGACTAAACATGACCAAGCAAGATGTAATAATAGCAGACCAAACAGACTTTATCAATTTGACGGTGTGGAACAATATGGTAGACAGCTTGCTCCATAATCACCACTATATACTAACTAATCTGACCACCAGGaactttaacaacacaaaaaccCTGACAACGACAGTATCCACCACAGTCCAAGAACTTGAAGAAGTACCAACTGACTTGAAGAATGTCGTTAACGTTGACATGGACTTGGCCCCAGTTTCCCAAAAAATAGTGGGAGAAATTTCACAAgtcatgattgcacaatcaaaAATATGCAATGCTTGCAAGAAAAAGGTTGGCGACCAAATGTGCAACGAGCACTCAACCTTCTTCAGGTGCTGCTTTTGCAATATGAagcaaaaatcttcttctctgaAGACATCCATGAGCGGCACGCTCAATATCACCACAGCAGAACCAGATGGGAAAAGCACCAAAGTTGCTATATTCCACAATGTGTTGATGGAATTCTTAAAAGAACTGAACAAAACTGACCTCCTGAACAATGCTAATTTGCTTGAAGAATACCTCTTAGAACTTGAATCAGTGTCCATTACTTATGGCAAAGACAATGTTGTTCAAAAAATGCGAACATGA